From one Gracilibacillus salinarum genomic stretch:
- a CDS encoding SpoVR family protein → MKVDERKKLEKAIQEITEIAEGFGLDFYPMRYEICPPEILYTFGAYGMPTRFSHWSFGKQFHRMKLQNDLGLSKIYELVINSNPCYAFLLHSNSLVQNKLIVAHVLAHCDFFKNNVRFQNTKRDMVESMAATADRVAKYEKQYGIKEVEKFLDAVLAIQEHIDPTLLKARLDWQKDDDEETPKQARRTEFDDLWELDGPVSSKSDQSIRKKKPFPPKPEKDILLFIEQHSRELDDWQRDILTMMREEMLYFWPQLETKIMNEGWATFWHQRIMRELDLSSDETVEFASLNASVVQPSTTQINPYYLGVKMFEDIEERYNNPTEEMKRFGVEAGTGREKIFEVREIESDISFMRNYLTKDLVEREDMYLFQKQGHQYKIVDKQWEDVRDQLISSRLNGGFPYLTVVNGDYLRNGELYLRHHFEGVELDVRYLEKTLPYIYQLWGRDVHIETIMEEKECLFSCNGAKVLKKYLS, encoded by the coding sequence TTGAAAGTAGATGAAAGAAAAAAACTAGAAAAAGCAATTCAGGAAATTACCGAAATTGCCGAAGGATTTGGCCTCGACTTTTATCCAATGCGCTATGAAATATGCCCACCTGAAATTCTATATACGTTTGGCGCTTATGGAATGCCGACCAGGTTTTCGCATTGGAGCTTTGGGAAACAATTTCACCGAATGAAACTTCAAAATGATCTTGGTTTAAGTAAGATTTATGAATTGGTGATTAATTCTAATCCATGCTATGCATTTTTGCTCCACTCCAATAGTCTGGTTCAAAATAAATTGATTGTCGCACACGTGTTAGCACATTGTGATTTCTTTAAAAATAATGTTCGTTTTCAGAATACGAAACGAGATATGGTCGAAAGTATGGCTGCGACTGCCGATCGTGTCGCCAAATATGAAAAACAATATGGAATTAAAGAAGTGGAAAAGTTTCTGGATGCCGTGCTGGCCATACAGGAACATATTGATCCAACCCTTTTAAAGGCACGACTGGATTGGCAAAAGGACGATGATGAAGAAACACCAAAACAGGCCAGACGAACAGAATTTGATGATTTATGGGAATTGGATGGACCAGTATCTTCGAAATCAGATCAATCGATAAGAAAGAAAAAGCCTTTTCCGCCGAAACCAGAAAAAGATATCCTATTATTTATCGAACAACATAGTCGTGAGCTGGATGATTGGCAACGCGATATTTTAACCATGATGCGCGAAGAAATGCTTTATTTCTGGCCACAACTAGAAACAAAGATTATGAATGAAGGATGGGCGACATTCTGGCATCAACGGATTATGCGAGAATTAGACTTGTCGAGTGATGAAACCGTAGAATTCGCCTCATTAAATGCTAGTGTTGTTCAGCCATCAACTACCCAAATCAATCCATATTATCTAGGGGTTAAGATGTTTGAGGATATTGAAGAGCGTTATAATAATCCCACAGAAGAAATGAAACGCTTTGGTGTAGAAGCTGGCACAGGCCGTGAAAAAATCTTTGAGGTAAGAGAAATAGAATCAGATATTTCTTTTATGCGGAATTATTTAACGAAAGACCTAGTGGAACGCGAGGATATGTATCTTTTTCAGAAGCAAGGCCATCAATACAAAATCGTCGATAAACAATGGGAAGATGTCAGGGATCAATTGATTTCGAGCAGGTTGAATGGTGGTTTTCCATATTTAACAGTAGTGAATGGTGATTACTTACGAAATGGTGAGTTATACCTCCGTCATCATTTTGAAGGAGTGGAACTGGATGTCCGTTATTTAGAGAAAACACTTCCGTATATTTATCAATTGTGGGGAAGAGATGTTCATATAGAAACAATAATGGAAGAGAAGGAATGCTTATTTTCTTGTAATGGTGCGAAAGTATTAAAAAAATATTTATCCTAG
- a CDS encoding globin-coupled sensor protein: protein MAILFKKRDKVSTHLEIDPSNALLDVESGSELEKQIQIINLTELDLAVLQQIKPWLDERIDEIVHEFYRNLFYEDSLVAIIETNSSVEKLQQSLKPHIKEMFNGIIDSTYCEKRVRIAEVHYHIGLEPKWYLAAFQGLQNQLLIILQEEITDRTFFHQAVLATGKIISLEQQLVLYAYQVKIQDVHEQQEIEKQRIRDKIQETSERIAAIFQSSKSSAASLSQQVETILKYAQEGTITSEHVESSSIDRRNDLQSQEVQIGQIEEKMHGIKRESTSLSDISNQIETIVNMVTDIAEQTNLLALNAAIEAARAGEEGKGFAVVADEVRKLAEQTKQSVSNVTGLIDKTNTQVAKVTNYVDEVQLSVTNSSDNMKQISRFFEELMVNMHDAKGHNNTIETEIEQFAQQLDSVNQSFEKISITIEELMEMTAEK from the coding sequence ATGGCAATTTTGTTTAAGAAGCGAGATAAGGTTTCAACACATTTGGAAATAGATCCATCTAATGCTCTGTTAGATGTGGAAAGTGGCAGTGAATTGGAAAAGCAAATCCAAATCATAAACTTAACTGAATTGGATTTAGCGGTATTACAGCAAATAAAACCATGGTTAGATGAACGAATAGACGAGATTGTGCATGAATTTTACCGGAATTTATTCTATGAAGACTCTTTGGTAGCTATTATTGAAACAAATAGTTCTGTTGAAAAGTTACAACAATCGTTAAAGCCTCATATTAAGGAAATGTTTAATGGAATTATCGATTCGACCTATTGTGAGAAACGTGTACGAATTGCGGAAGTACATTATCACATTGGTCTAGAGCCCAAATGGTATTTGGCTGCATTTCAAGGGCTGCAGAACCAGCTATTAATTATTTTGCAAGAAGAGATTACCGATAGAACATTTTTTCATCAGGCTGTTTTAGCAACCGGAAAAATTATCAGTCTAGAACAGCAATTGGTATTATACGCCTATCAAGTAAAAATACAAGATGTACACGAACAGCAAGAGATAGAAAAGCAACGTATTCGTGATAAGATACAGGAAACATCGGAACGTATAGCTGCTATTTTTCAATCTTCCAAATCGTCTGCTGCATCCTTGTCACAGCAAGTAGAGACGATTCTGAAATATGCACAGGAAGGAACGATTACATCAGAACACGTAGAGAGTTCATCGATTGACCGAAGGAACGACCTGCAATCACAAGAGGTGCAAATCGGCCAGATTGAGGAAAAAATGCACGGAATCAAACGGGAAAGTACAAGCCTTTCTGACATCTCTAATCAAATTGAAACGATTGTAAACATGGTGACTGATATTGCAGAACAGACTAATCTGCTTGCATTGAATGCAGCAATTGAAGCTGCTCGGGCAGGGGAGGAAGGGAAAGGTTTTGCGGTGGTTGCTGATGAAGTCCGAAAACTTGCAGAACAGACAAAGCAATCTGTTAGTAATGTAACAGGGCTTATAGATAAAACCAATACACAGGTTGCCAAAGTAACCAATTATGTAGATGAGGTGCAGCTGTCAGTAACTAACAGTAGCGATAACATGAAACAGATCTCACGCTTTTTTGAAGAATTAATGGTGAATATGCACGATGCAAAAGGACATAACAATACAATCGAAACCGAAATTGAACAATTCGCGCAGCAATTGGACAGCGTCAATCAAAGTTTTGAGAAGATATCCATCACTATAGAGGAACTGATGGAAATGACAGCAGAAAAGTGA
- a CDS encoding dipeptidase: protein MGQMKEVLAYLEKHKETHLEELKKFLHIPSVSTDSSHKDDVKNAAEFVADYIKEAGFDKVEVQQTAGHPLVYAEWMEAGPEAPTVLFYGHYDVQPPDPLDLWESEPFQADIRDGRIYARGASDDKGQVFMHLVVLKAFMKTNGSLPLNVKVCIEGEEEIGSANLYEILHQQKEKFAADFAVISDSGMVANDQPTILYGLKGFTGLEFTLKGPDNDLHSGLYGGAVKNPAMAMAQLLATMKDEQEVVQVAHFYDKVEPLSEEERTLIKDAPGEDYPASTGISRTVSEAGYSAKEHTMARPTLEINGLYSGYQGEGTKTIIPSTATAKLTCRLVPGQDPTEIQDLLVKHLEEHVPEGVTLSIKREPLSAKAYKVDPDHELIEKAAESFAETFDKEAVYVRMGGSIPVVEWIDAIYHIPVVLLGFGTPDDRLHSPNESFPVAHFEKGMNTLVHYWQKVKDYQQ, encoded by the coding sequence ATGGGGCAAATGAAAGAAGTATTAGCATATTTGGAAAAACATAAAGAAACACATCTCGAAGAACTGAAGAAATTTTTACATATTCCTAGTGTAAGTACAGATTCCTCACATAAAGACGATGTGAAAAACGCGGCAGAATTCGTGGCAGATTATATAAAAGAAGCAGGCTTTGATAAAGTAGAAGTGCAGCAAACAGCAGGTCATCCTCTTGTTTATGCAGAGTGGATGGAAGCGGGGCCGGAAGCGCCAACAGTCCTTTTTTACGGGCATTACGATGTACAGCCACCGGATCCGCTGGATTTGTGGGAAAGTGAACCCTTCCAGGCTGACATAAGAGATGGACGCATTTACGCAAGAGGGGCAAGTGATGACAAAGGGCAAGTGTTTATGCATCTTGTTGTGTTAAAAGCTTTTATGAAAACAAATGGCTCCTTACCACTTAATGTGAAAGTGTGTATTGAAGGGGAAGAAGAAATTGGCAGTGCTAATTTGTACGAAATACTTCACCAGCAAAAAGAAAAATTTGCAGCAGATTTTGCTGTGATCTCTGATTCAGGGATGGTAGCAAATGATCAGCCAACCATCTTGTATGGGTTAAAAGGATTTACCGGATTAGAATTTACCTTGAAGGGACCAGATAATGATCTGCATTCAGGTCTCTACGGAGGAGCAGTGAAAAATCCAGCAATGGCAATGGCTCAGTTATTAGCGACCATGAAAGATGAGCAAGAAGTTGTGCAAGTCGCTCATTTTTATGATAAAGTTGAACCGTTGTCAGAGGAAGAGCGTACGTTAATAAAGGATGCGCCAGGTGAAGATTATCCTGCTTCTACTGGAATATCACGTACTGTATCAGAAGCAGGCTATTCGGCAAAAGAACATACAATGGCAAGACCAACATTAGAAATCAATGGCTTGTATAGTGGTTATCAAGGAGAAGGAACCAAAACAATTATCCCATCGACTGCTACCGCCAAATTGACATGCCGTCTCGTCCCAGGTCAGGATCCGACGGAAATTCAAGATTTATTGGTGAAGCATTTAGAGGAACATGTTCCGGAAGGTGTAACCCTGTCGATTAAGCGGGAACCTTTATCTGCCAAGGCATATAAAGTTGATCCAGATCATGAGTTGATTGAGAAGGCTGCTGAAAGCTTTGCGGAAACGTTTGATAAAGAAGCAGTGTATGTAAGAATGGGTGGATCGATTCCTGTTGTAGAATGGATAGATGCTATTTATCACATACCAGTTGTCTTGCTCGGATTTGGCACACCTGATGACCGGCTGCACTCACCGAATGAGAGCTTTCCGGTTGCCCATTTTGAAAAAGGGATGAATACCTTAGTTCACTATTGGCAAAAAGTAAAAGATTATCAACAATAA
- a CDS encoding IS110 family transposase produces the protein MKYNTKYVGLDVSKEKIAVAVADEGRSKPRYIGMIDYTVEAIDKIMKKLGESAELQVCYEAGAVGYGLYRLLTHLDIPCEVIAPSLIPQKPGNKVKTDKRDALNLATLYRAGELTPIFVPTEDDEALRDLVRGREDVKEDEKRAKHRVNHFLLRNGRKEPEGVRKWSVRYWEWLHTLTFKRLTSRSIFQEYVQLLRESQQRLKRLEKIIKEEAENGVHAPMIQKLMSLRGVALITATSLVAEVGSFERFQKASQFMSYTGLVPMESSSGYIRKQGNITRTGNRHVRRLLIEAAWSYRYSPAVKGELAKRQKGQPANVTTISWNAQQRLHKKYFRLMQRGKESGKVITAIGRELAGFIWAIANEPTNEFT, from the coding sequence ATGAAGTATAACACAAAATATGTAGGATTGGACGTATCGAAAGAGAAAATTGCAGTAGCCGTTGCGGATGAAGGACGTTCTAAACCAAGGTATATTGGGATGATTGACTATACAGTAGAAGCCATTGATAAGATAATGAAGAAATTAGGAGAATCCGCAGAGCTTCAAGTTTGTTATGAGGCCGGAGCTGTTGGGTATGGACTCTATCGATTGCTTACACATTTGGATATCCCTTGCGAAGTTATTGCGCCATCCTTAATCCCTCAGAAACCTGGTAATAAGGTGAAGACCGATAAGCGAGATGCTTTAAATCTGGCAACCCTTTATCGCGCAGGGGAATTAACACCGATTTTTGTCCCCACAGAAGATGATGAGGCTTTACGTGATTTAGTTCGGGGACGTGAAGATGTGAAGGAAGATGAAAAAAGAGCCAAACATAGAGTAAACCATTTTCTTCTTAGAAATGGAAGAAAAGAACCGGAAGGAGTCAGAAAATGGAGTGTGAGATATTGGGAATGGCTTCACACCTTAACATTTAAGCGATTAACATCAAGGAGCATATTCCAAGAATATGTGCAACTACTTAGGGAATCTCAACAACGATTAAAGCGATTAGAAAAGATTATTAAAGAAGAAGCCGAAAATGGTGTACATGCCCCCATGATCCAAAAACTTATGTCACTTCGAGGTGTAGCCTTAATCACCGCAACTAGTTTAGTGGCAGAAGTCGGTTCATTTGAACGCTTTCAAAAAGCCAGCCAATTTATGTCCTACACAGGTTTGGTGCCGATGGAAAGTTCCAGCGGGTATATACGAAAGCAAGGTAATATAACGAGAACAGGAAATAGACATGTTCGAAGGCTTTTGATTGAGGCTGCATGGAGTTATCGTTATTCACCTGCCGTGAAAGGAGAGTTGGCAAAGAGACAAAAAGGACAACCAGCTAATGTTACAACTATTTCGTGGAATGCCCAACAACGCTTGCATAAGAAGTATTTCCGACTAATGCAACGAGGAAAAGAAAGTGGTAAAGTTATCACAGCTATTGGGAGAGAGTTGGCAGGTTTCATATGGGCAATTGCCAACGAACCAACTAATGAATTTACGTAA
- a CDS encoding bifunctional cystathionine gamma-lyase/homocysteine desulfhydrase — MKRKTKMVHGGITGDEKTGAVSVPIYQVSTYRQPEAGKHTGYEYSRTGNPTRHALETVIAELENGKAGFAFASGMAAITSVMMLLKSGDHVVLTDDVYGGTYRLTTKVLDRIELGHTFVDTSDADAVEAAIQPNSKILYIETPTNPLLKVTDLKKMREIADKHDLLLVVDNTFATPYFQTPLDAGADIVLHSATKYIGGHSDVVSGLVVVNDESLAEEIHFIQNSVGAVLGPQDSWLLMRGIKTLGLRMEAIEKNANKIAAYLDEHPNVTKVYYPGLPAHPGHETTQEQAEGFGGMIAFDAGSGEKADQVLSKVEYFTLAESLGAVESLISIPARMTHASIPKERREELGITDGLIRISVGIEDVDDLIEDLAKGLE; from the coding sequence ATGAAACGAAAAACAAAAATGGTACATGGCGGTATAACCGGTGATGAAAAAACAGGCGCTGTTTCTGTACCCATTTATCAAGTAAGTACGTACCGTCAGCCTGAAGCAGGTAAACATACTGGTTATGAATACTCACGAACTGGTAACCCAACTCGACATGCATTGGAAACAGTGATTGCAGAATTGGAGAATGGTAAAGCAGGTTTTGCATTCGCCTCTGGTATGGCTGCTATAACTTCGGTGATGATGTTATTGAAATCGGGTGATCATGTTGTATTAACGGATGATGTATACGGTGGTACCTATCGCTTAACAACAAAAGTATTAGATCGAATTGAATTAGGTCATACCTTTGTAGATACGAGTGATGCAGACGCTGTAGAAGCAGCTATTCAGCCTAATTCTAAAATATTGTATATTGAAACACCAACCAATCCATTATTAAAAGTAACGGACCTTAAGAAAATGAGAGAGATTGCCGATAAGCATGATTTATTGCTCGTCGTTGATAATACTTTTGCAACGCCGTATTTCCAGACACCACTTGATGCAGGAGCGGATATCGTCTTACACAGTGCCACTAAATATATTGGTGGCCATAGTGATGTAGTGTCAGGACTTGTCGTAGTAAATGATGAATCATTAGCAGAGGAAATTCATTTTATTCAAAATTCTGTAGGAGCTGTATTAGGACCCCAAGACAGCTGGTTGTTAATGCGCGGGATTAAAACTTTAGGTCTGCGTATGGAAGCTATTGAAAAGAATGCGAACAAGATTGCAGCTTATTTAGATGAACATCCGAACGTGACAAAAGTATATTACCCTGGCTTACCTGCACATCCTGGTCATGAAACGACACAAGAGCAAGCGGAAGGATTTGGCGGAATGATCGCTTTTGACGCAGGTAGCGGAGAAAAAGCAGACCAAGTCTTGAGCAAGGTGGAATACTTCACATTAGCAGAAAGCCTAGGCGCTGTAGAAAGTCTTATCTCAATCCCTGCCCGCATGACACATGCCTCTATTCCAAAAGAGCGCCGAGAAGAACTAGGCATCACAGACGGCCTAATCCGTATCTCAGTTGGTATTGAAGATGTAGATGATCTAATAGAAGACTTAGCAAAAGGTTTAGAATAA
- a CDS encoding PLP-dependent cysteine synthase family protein, producing the protein MELSHFSLPDGVRLFAKLEYFNPGGSIKDRLGINLIQTAIKSGELKPGGTIIEPTAGNTGIGIALAAVNQGFRVIFVVPEHFSREKQILMRALGAEIVHTPKAEGMSGAIERTKELLAEIPNSYAAQQFENQANPDTYYKTIAPEIEKDLGGNVSVFVAGAGTGGTFMGAARYFKDQNADTKTVIVEPEGSVIAGGPAGSHRTEGIGMEFLPAYMDRQLFDDIYTVEDEKAFEMVQLLAKKEGLLVGSSSGAAMVAALKEAEKAKPGSNIVTIFPDSSERYLSKDIYTFDD; encoded by the coding sequence ATGGAGTTGAGTCATTTCTCACTCCCGGACGGTGTACGACTTTTTGCAAAATTAGAATATTTCAACCCGGGTGGCAGTATTAAAGATCGCCTCGGAATCAATCTGATTCAGACAGCTATTAAATCAGGTGAATTAAAACCTGGTGGTACTATTATTGAACCAACAGCAGGAAATACCGGTATTGGCATTGCATTAGCAGCTGTAAATCAGGGTTTTCGGGTAATCTTTGTTGTTCCGGAACACTTCAGTCGGGAGAAACAGATATTAATGCGTGCATTAGGTGCAGAAATCGTACACACCCCGAAAGCTGAAGGAATGAGTGGCGCGATAGAGCGAACGAAAGAACTGTTAGCAGAAATTCCAAATAGCTATGCAGCCCAACAATTTGAAAATCAAGCGAATCCCGATACGTATTATAAAACGATTGCGCCAGAGATTGAAAAAGATTTAGGTGGTAACGTTTCTGTGTTTGTCGCTGGTGCCGGAACCGGTGGTACATTTATGGGGGCTGCCCGTTATTTCAAAGATCAGAATGCAGATACGAAGACGGTTATCGTTGAACCAGAAGGATCTGTCATTGCTGGGGGTCCAGCAGGTTCACACCGTACAGAAGGCATTGGAATGGAGTTCTTGCCAGCTTATATGGATCGTCAACTATTTGACGACATTTATACAGTGGAAGATGAGAAAGCATTTGAGATGGTGCAACTCTTAGCAAAAAAAGAAGGACTGCTTGTAGGTAGTTCTTCAGGTGCCGCGATGGTGGCTGCGTTAAAAGAAGCGGAAAAGGCAAAGCCTGGCAGTAATATCGTAACCATATTTCCAGACAGCAGTGAACGTTATTTAAGCAAAGATATTTATACGTTTGATGATTAA
- a CDS encoding S-ribosylhomocysteine lyase has translation MTKKMNVESFNLDHTKVKAPYVRLVGVTTGQNGDKVYKYDIRFCQPNKDHMDMAGLHSIEHLMAENIRNHLDNVLDIGPMGCQTGFYLAVLNNDSFDDITEALEKTLEDVTKATEVPACNEVQCGWAANHSLEGAKDIARNMLAGKDEWHIVFAE, from the coding sequence ATGACTAAAAAAATGAATGTAGAAAGCTTTAACTTAGACCATACGAAGGTAAAAGCGCCTTATGTCCGCTTAGTAGGTGTCACAACAGGACAAAATGGTGACAAAGTGTACAAATATGATATTCGCTTCTGCCAGCCAAATAAGGATCATATGGACATGGCAGGTTTACACTCCATTGAACATCTAATGGCAGAGAACATCCGTAATCATCTGGACAACGTGTTAGATATCGGACCAATGGGGTGCCAGACTGGCTTTTATTTAGCTGTTCTCAACAATGACAGCTTTGACGACATTACAGAAGCCTTGGAGAAGACGTTGGAAGATGTAACAAAAGCAACTGAAGTTCCTGCATGTAACGAAGTGCAATGTGGATGGGCAGCTAACCACAGCTTAGAAGGTGCAAAAGACATCGCTAGAAATATGTTAGCAGGTAAAGATGAGTGGCATATCGTTTTTGCTGAATAA
- a CDS encoding class I SAM-dependent DNA methyltransferase, with the protein MGREFLDVFEEWASSYDEAVTGHDPQYRDVFERYDTILGEVAQLAEGSVLEFGVGTGNLTEKIIEKGQHVIGIEPSEPMRELAEKKIPNLPLFEGDFLSFPTLDEPIHSIVSTYAFHHLTKEEKQQAIANFYSLLEEGGKVIFADTVYENEQAEQQIKQEAKEKGYLDLLEDLNREYYPQLQEIRQLFTESGFHFEATQRNKFVWILVAEKQ; encoded by the coding sequence ATGGGGAGAGAATTTCTGGATGTGTTCGAAGAATGGGCTTCGTCCTATGATGAAGCCGTAACAGGACACGATCCTCAATATAGAGATGTGTTCGAACGATATGATACAATATTAGGTGAGGTAGCCCAGTTGGCAGAAGGATCTGTACTGGAATTTGGTGTTGGTACAGGGAATTTAACAGAGAAGATTATCGAAAAAGGCCAGCACGTAATTGGAATAGAACCATCAGAGCCAATGCGCGAGCTGGCAGAGAAAAAAATACCAAACCTTCCTTTATTTGAAGGGGATTTTCTATCCTTCCCAACTTTAGATGAACCAATTCATTCCATCGTTAGTACGTATGCCTTTCATCATTTAACAAAAGAGGAAAAGCAGCAAGCAATTGCTAATTTCTATTCGTTGTTAGAGGAAGGTGGTAAAGTAATCTTTGCAGATACAGTCTATGAGAATGAGCAGGCAGAACAACAAATCAAACAGGAAGCAAAAGAAAAAGGCTATCTTGATTTACTGGAAGATTTGAATCGAGAATATTATCCACAATTGCAAGAAATACGTCAGTTATTCACGGAAAGTGGCTTTCATTTTGAAGCCACACAGCGAAATAAATTCGTTTGGATTTTGGTAGCAGAAAAACAATAA
- a CDS encoding YhcN/YlaJ family sporulation lipoprotein, whose protein sequence is MKLSKSAMALTFAATVSLVACGADEYGQENGEYNGNTVRPIGYNQTSNDPSTDRENNNEQARQINNNDKYMFDDRTNRGDKKNADVKNNYDVADKAADQIASKIEGIDRAYVITTDNNAYVAATWDKENKGELTDEVKDKITKTVKSVNKDIDNVYVSTNPDFFELAGQYSNDLESGQPVEGFFDQMGNMIERIFPANEEYTDNR, encoded by the coding sequence ATGAAGCTGTCAAAATCAGCAATGGCGCTAACATTTGCAGCTACTGTGTCACTTGTTGCTTGTGGCGCTGACGAATATGGTCAGGAAAATGGCGAATACAATGGTAATACAGTCCGTCCGATTGGCTATAATCAAACATCTAATGATCCATCTACAGATCGTGAAAATAATAATGAACAGGCCAGACAAATTAATAATAACGATAAATATATGTTTGATGACCGTACCAATCGCGGTGATAAAAAGAATGCAGATGTAAAGAATAATTATGATGTTGCAGATAAAGCAGCGGATCAGATTGCAAGTAAAATTGAAGGTATAGATCGTGCTTATGTGATTACAACCGATAATAATGCTTATGTTGCAGCAACTTGGGATAAAGAAAATAAAGGTGAATTAACCGACGAAGTAAAGGATAAAATTACAAAAACAGTTAAATCTGTCAATAAAGATATCGACAACGTCTATGTATCCACCAACCCAGATTTCTTTGAACTAGCAGGACAATATTCGAATGATTTGGAAAGTGGCCAGCCAGTAGAAGGATTCTTCGATCAAATGGGCAACATGATTGAACGAATTTTCCCTGCAAACGAAGAATACACCGATAACCGATAA
- a CDS encoding YhdB family protein: protein MTSIDYDKALFYMLWGQWDDLLVLMVRTNDDLLSKKIEQFLHAYHYPRSRDYLMNTHEELMHYIDHALVSQMLLAQTQ from the coding sequence TTGACAAGTATCGATTATGATAAAGCCTTGTTTTATATGTTGTGGGGACAATGGGACGATTTGTTAGTATTAATGGTACGGACCAATGATGACTTGCTGTCAAAGAAAATTGAGCAGTTTTTACATGCCTACCATTACCCCCGTTCACGTGACTATTTAATGAATACACATGAAGAACTAATGCATTATATTGACCATGCATTAGTCAGTCAAATGCTGTTAGCTCAAACACAATAA